From Amycolatopsis sp. YIM 10, the proteins below share one genomic window:
- the gltX gene encoding glutamate--tRNA ligase yields the protein MTETTPVRARFCPSPTGAPHVGMIRTALFNWAFARHHGGSLVFRIEDTDAARDSEESYESLLEALRWVGLDWDEGPEVGGEHGPYRQSLRREIYADVAAKLLAAGELYEAFSTNEEVEERRKAAGQDPKLGYDNFDRELTDEQRAAFRAEGRKPVLRLRMPEHDLGWTDLVRGEISFPAGTIPDPVLVRNNGEPLYTLTNPVDDALMKITHVLRGEDLLPSTPRQIALYAALERIGVAEGTPQFGHLPYVMGEGNKKLSKRDPSSNLFNLRDRGFIKEGLVNYLALLGWSIADDRDIFTAAELVDAFEIGKVSANPARFDLKKAEAINGTHVRALDVDDFTARVVPYLQTAGVLPAEPSESELTRLRAIAPLVQERVTVLSDTVDMVRFLFVSEEEFAPEEAAAAKVLGPDAEPVLRAAVEALEELSSWDTPGIEEALKNALVEKLGLKPRKAFAPVRVGITGRTVSPPLYESMELLGREVSLGRLRRALDGVGL from the coding sequence ATGACTGAGACCACGCCTGTGCGCGCCCGCTTCTGCCCATCGCCGACCGGCGCCCCGCACGTCGGGATGATCCGGACGGCCTTGTTCAACTGGGCCTTCGCCCGGCACCACGGCGGCAGCCTGGTGTTCCGGATCGAGGACACCGACGCCGCCCGCGACTCCGAGGAGTCCTACGAGTCACTGCTCGAGGCGCTGCGCTGGGTGGGGCTGGACTGGGACGAGGGCCCCGAGGTCGGCGGTGAGCACGGGCCGTACCGGCAGAGCCTGCGGCGGGAGATCTACGCCGACGTGGCGGCCAAGCTGCTCGCGGCGGGGGAGCTGTACGAGGCGTTCTCGACCAACGAGGAGGTCGAGGAGCGGCGCAAGGCGGCCGGGCAGGACCCGAAGCTCGGGTACGACAACTTCGACCGCGAGCTGACCGACGAGCAGCGTGCCGCGTTCCGCGCCGAGGGCCGCAAGCCGGTGCTCCGGCTGCGCATGCCCGAGCACGACCTCGGCTGGACCGACCTGGTGCGCGGCGAGATCAGCTTCCCGGCGGGCACCATTCCCGACCCGGTGCTGGTGCGGAACAACGGCGAGCCGCTGTACACGCTGACCAACCCGGTCGACGACGCGCTGATGAAGATCACGCACGTGCTGCGCGGGGAGGACCTGCTGCCGTCCACGCCGCGGCAGATCGCGCTGTACGCGGCGCTGGAGCGCATCGGTGTCGCCGAGGGCACGCCGCAGTTCGGCCACCTTCCCTATGTGATGGGTGAGGGCAACAAAAAACTGTCCAAGCGTGATCCTTCTTCGAATCTGTTCAACCTTCGCGACCGCGGTTTCATCAAGGAGGGCCTGGTCAACTATCTGGCCCTGCTCGGCTGGTCCATCGCGGACGATCGGGACATCTTCACCGCGGCCGAACTGGTCGACGCGTTCGAAATCGGCAAGGTGAGCGCGAACCCGGCCAGGTTCGACTTGAAGAAAGCCGAAGCGATCAACGGAACGCACGTGCGGGCGCTCGACGTGGACGATTTCACCGCGCGCGTGGTGCCCTATCTGCAGACCGCGGGCGTACTTCCGGCCGAACCGTCCGAAAGCGAGCTGACCAGGCTGCGCGCCATCGCCCCGCTGGTGCAGGAGCGGGTGACCGTGCTGTCGGACACAGTGGACATGGTTCGTTTCCTTTTTGTGTCCGAAGAGGAATTCGCGCCGGAGGAGGCCGCGGCGGCCAAGGTGCTCGGCCCGGACGCCGAGCCGGTACTGCGTGCCGCTGTCGAGGCGCTCGAGGAACTGTCCTCCTGGGATACTCCCGGTATCGAGGAAGCGCTGAAGAACGCACTTGTGGAGAAGCTGGGTCTGAAGCCCCGCAAGGCTTTTGCGCCGGTACGCGTGGGTATCACCGGACGTACGGTTTCACCGCCGCTTTACGAATCGATGGAACTGCTCGGGCGAGAGGTCTCTCTCGGACGGTTGCGGCGTGCACTCGACGGTGTCGGGCTGTAA